One segment of Chionomys nivalis chromosome 1, mChiNiv1.1, whole genome shotgun sequence DNA contains the following:
- the LOC130875502 gene encoding regenerating islet-derived protein 3-gamma-like: MLPPTALTSMSWMLLSCLMLLSQVQGEDAKEDVPSSRISCPKGSQAYGSYCYALFKIPKSWFDADLACQKRPSGHLVSVLSGSEASFVSSMVKRSANSGQYVWIGLHDPTLGQEPNGGGWEWSNADVMNYLNWEVVPSSASGGYCGSLSRSSGYLKWRDNYCDLELPYVCKFKA, encoded by the exons ATGCTGCCTCCCACAGCTCTCACTAGCATGTCCTGGATGCTACTCTCCTGCCTGATGCTCTTATCTCAGGTGCAAG GTGAAGATGCCAAGGAAGATGTCCCCTCTTCACGAATCAGCTGCCCCAAGGGCTCCCAAGCCTATGGCTCCTATTGCTATGCCTTGTTCAAGATACCTAAATCCTGGTTTGATGCAGAT CTGGCTTGCCAGAAGAGGCCCTCAGGTCACCTTGTGTCTGTGCTCAGTGGATCTGAGGCTTCCTTTGTGTCCTCTATGGTTAAAAGAAGTGCAAACAGTGGCCAATATGTGTGGATTGGGCTCCATGACCCAACACTG GGCCAAGAACCCAATGGAGGTGGATGGGAGTGGAGTAATGCTGATGTGATGAATTACCTCAACTGGGAGGTAGTTCCTTCCAGTGCTTCAGGCGGTTACTGTGGCAGCCTGTCAAGAAGCTCAG GATATCTGAAGTGGAGAGATAATTATTGTGACTTGGAGTTACCCTATGTCTGCAAGTTCAAAGCCTAG